A window from Acidobacteriota bacterium encodes these proteins:
- a CDS encoding M20 family metallopeptidase — translation MPTLREFCNSRREWLIGVLTELVRLESPTTEPAAVDRCGERLAQHLGEMGGAVERIPSPTSGAHLRATFGSASAARQVMLLGHFDTVWPVGQLERMPLRESDGRLYGPGVFDMKAGIAIGMLAVRALAAAGRLDDLRVVMLWTADEERGSRSSRGLVEEEARGSSAVFVLEPALPGGAVKTGRKGCGEFELRVRGVPAHAGIDPTRGASAIDELAAQIRAVGALRDHGRGVTLNVGVIEGGDRPNVVAEHARAVIDARAATMEDARRLERSMQALRPVLEGTSLEVGGGFSRPPFERTEQVAGLYEVARTVAAEMGRELGEGVTGGGSDGNFTGALGVPTLDGLGAVGDGAHALDEHVVTADLTWRAALLAGLIAHSG, via the coding sequence ATGCCGACCCTGCGTGAGTTCTGCAACAGTCGTCGCGAGTGGCTGATCGGCGTGCTGACCGAGCTGGTGCGACTGGAGTCGCCCACCACCGAGCCGGCCGCGGTCGATCGCTGCGGAGAGCGGCTGGCGCAGCACCTGGGCGAGATGGGGGGTGCGGTCGAGCGCATTCCATCGCCCACCAGCGGCGCCCATCTGCGGGCGACCTTCGGCTCCGCGTCGGCGGCGCGGCAGGTCATGCTGCTCGGGCACTTCGACACGGTGTGGCCGGTCGGGCAGCTCGAGCGCATGCCGCTGCGCGAGTCCGACGGCCGCCTGTACGGACCCGGCGTGTTCGACATGAAGGCGGGCATCGCCATCGGGATGCTGGCCGTCCGGGCGCTGGCCGCGGCCGGCCGCCTGGACGATCTCCGGGTGGTCATGCTGTGGACGGCGGACGAGGAGCGCGGCAGCCGTTCTTCCCGCGGCCTGGTCGAAGAGGAGGCCCGCGGGAGCAGCGCCGTCTTCGTGCTGGAGCCTGCGCTGCCGGGCGGGGCGGTGAAGACCGGCCGCAAGGGGTGCGGAGAGTTCGAGTTGCGGGTACGCGGCGTCCCGGCGCACGCCGGCATCGATCCGACGCGGGGCGCGAGCGCCATAGACGAGCTGGCCGCCCAGATCCGGGCGGTCGGGGCGCTCCGCGATCACGGGCGCGGAGTGACGTTGAACGTCGGTGTCATCGAAGGGGGAGACCGGCCCAACGTCGTGGCCGAGCACGCCCGGGCGGTCATCGACGCCCGCGCGGCGACGATGGAGGACGCGCGCCGACTCGAGCGCAGCATGCAGGCGCTGCGGCCGGTGCTGGAAGGGACGAGCCTCGAGGTGGGCGGAGGATTCTCGCGGCCGCCGTTCGAGAGGACGGAGCAGGTGGCCGGCCTGTATGAAGTCGCCCGGACGGTTGCTGCCGAAATGGGTCGGGAGTTGGGTGAAGGCGTTACCGGCGGCGGCTCCGACGGGAACTTCACCGGCGCGCTCGGCGTCCCTACTCTCGATGGGCTGGGTGCGGTGGGCGACGGGGCGCACGCGCTCGACGAGCACGTCGTCACCGCCGACCTCACCTGGCGCGCCGCGCTGCTGGCCGGACTCATCGCACACTCCGGCTAG